In Bacteroidetes bacterium GWF2_43_63, a single genomic region encodes these proteins:
- a CDS encoding DNA-binding protein: MNSKNEIVIYQVNDSLIKIEVNIADETIWLSQQQIVKLFDSSKANISEHIKNIFLSGELDEMSVVRNFRTTATDGKSYNIKHYNLDVIISVGYRVNSIRGTQFRIWANSILKDYLLKGYSINNRMNRIEDHVFALTERIDRIDLQVNTGAIPPQGVFFNGQIFDAYTFVADIIRSAKKSITLIDNYVDDSVLVLLEKRNKGVSVCIYTKNISKQLRLDLEKHNAQYPAIEISLFHDAHDRFLLIDDSELFHIGASLKDLGKKWFAFSKIVDKEMIDNLRMRL, encoded by the coding sequence ATGAACTCGAAAAATGAAATTGTCATTTATCAGGTAAATGATTCTTTGATAAAAATCGAGGTGAATATCGCCGACGAAACAATCTGGCTTTCGCAGCAGCAAATTGTAAAGTTGTTTGACAGCAGCAAAGCCAATATAAGCGAACACATCAAAAACATATTTTTATCGGGCGAACTGGACGAAATGTCAGTTGTTCGGAATTTCCGAACAACTGCCACTGATGGGAAAAGTTACAACATTAAGCACTATAATTTAGATGTCATCATCTCTGTTGGATATAGGGTAAATTCAATCAGAGGTACACAATTCCGCATTTGGGCAAACAGCATTCTGAAAGACTATTTGCTGAAAGGTTATTCCATAAATAACCGCATGAACAGAATAGAGGATCACGTATTTGCACTCACTGAAAGAATCGACAGAATAGATTTACAGGTAAATACCGGCGCTATTCCCCCGCAAGGTGTTTTCTTCAACGGGCAGATCTTTGATGCCTACACATTTGTTGCCGACATCATCCGCTCTGCAAAAAAATCGATTACTTTAATTGATAATTACGTCGATGATTCCGTTTTGGTTTTGCTGGAAAAAAGAAACAAGGGAGTATCGGTCTGTATTTACACAAAAAACATCAGCAAACAACTCAGGCTGGACCTTGAAAAACACAACGCCCAATATCCGGCCATAGAAATATCGCTCTTTCATGATGCCCACGATCGCTTCCTGCTTATCGATGATTCGGAGTTGTTTCACATTGGAGCTTCGCTCAAGGATTTGGGAAAGAAATGGTTTGCTTTTTCCAAAATAGTGGATAAAGAAATGATCGATAATTTGAGGATGCGCTTATGA
- a CDS encoding DNA methyltransferase, translating into MTKQIKDKAIEVTLWDAANKLRGSVEPAEYKHVVLGLIFLKFASDKFEEHRARLIAEGKEKYIEIADFYNMSNVFFLEETSRWSYLIKKSKQNDIALLIDTALHTIEKNNKALKGALPDNYFSRLGLDVTKLASLLDTINDIDTTKDPKQDVVGKVYEYFLSKFALAEGKGKGEFYTPKSIVNLIAEMIEPYKGIIYDPACGSGGMFVQSIKFIEAHHGNKKEISIYGQEYTNTTYKLAKMNLAIRGISGNLGEKAADTFGDDQHKDLKADYIMANPPFNQKDWRAENELIDDPRWRGYDVPPKSNANYAWILNMVSKLSEDGVAGFILANGALSGGGEEYKIRRKLIENNLVEAILVLPQDMFYTTNISVTLWIINKNKKAHTKQIGDEIRSYRDRSTEILFMDLRQMGIPFEKKYTQFSEDDILKITGTYHLWQSGEIENIPEFCYSASFDEVVKKDFSLVPSKYIEFVNRDETIDFDEKMRALQSELAVLLKAEQQSKLDLLKVFKELGYELEK; encoded by the coding sequence ATGACAAAACAAATCAAAGACAAAGCAATTGAAGTTACACTGTGGGACGCGGCCAATAAGTTGCGCGGTAGTGTGGAGCCGGCCGAATACAAGCATGTGGTGTTGGGATTGATCTTTCTGAAGTTCGCCAGCGACAAATTCGAAGAACACCGCGCCAGGCTGATTGCCGAAGGCAAAGAAAAATATATTGAGATTGCCGATTTCTACAATATGAGCAATGTCTTTTTTCTCGAAGAAACCAGCCGATGGAGTTATCTGATCAAAAAATCGAAACAAAACGACATTGCTTTGCTCATTGATACTGCGCTGCATACCATTGAAAAAAACAACAAGGCGCTGAAAGGTGCCTTGCCCGACAATTATTTTTCGCGTCTGGGACTCGATGTAACCAAACTGGCTTCGTTGCTCGATACAATAAACGACATTGATACTACCAAAGATCCAAAGCAGGATGTCGTGGGAAAAGTGTATGAATATTTCCTTTCGAAATTTGCACTGGCCGAGGGTAAGGGCAAAGGCGAATTTTACACACCCAAAAGCATTGTAAACCTGATTGCCGAAATGATTGAGCCCTACAAGGGCATTATCTATGACCCGGCCTGCGGTTCGGGCGGCATGTTTGTTCAATCAATAAAGTTTATTGAAGCGCACCACGGCAACAAAAAAGAAATTTCCATTTACGGACAGGAATACACCAACACCACCTACAAACTGGCAAAGATGAACCTGGCCATACGCGGCATCAGTGGCAACCTGGGCGAAAAAGCAGCCGACACTTTTGGCGACGACCAGCACAAAGATCTGAAAGCCGATTACATTATGGCCAACCCACCTTTTAACCAGAAAGACTGGCGGGCCGAAAACGAGTTGATTGACGATCCCCGCTGGCGTGGCTACGATGTGCCGCCAAAAAGCAATGCCAACTATGCCTGGATTCTGAATATGGTGAGCAAACTCAGCGAAGACGGCGTTGCGGGCTTTATTCTGGCAAACGGCGCTCTGAGCGGCGGCGGCGAGGAATACAAAATACGCCGCAAGCTGATTGAAAACAATCTGGTGGAAGCCATTCTGGTGTTGCCTCAGGACATGTTTTATACCACCAATATCAGCGTTACACTGTGGATAATCAACAAAAACAAAAAAGCACATACCAAACAAATTGGTGATGAAATCCGCAGCTACCGCGACCGTTCAACAGAAATTCTGTTTATGGATCTCCGGCAGATGGGTATCCCGTTTGAGAAAAAATACACTCAGTTTTCCGAAGACGATATTTTGAAAATCACAGGGACTTATCACCTATGGCAATCCGGGGAAATTGAAAACATTCCGGAGTTCTGCTATTCCGCTTCGTTTGACGAAGTGGTGAAAAAAGATTTCTCGCTGGTTCCGAGCAAATACATTGAATTTGTAAACCGCGACGAGACTATAGATTTTGACGAAAAGATGAGAGCACTGCAAAGCGAATTGGCTGTATTGCTGAAAGCTGAGCAACAATCGAAGTTAGATTTATTAAAGGTTTTTAAAGAGCTGGGTTATGAACTCGAAAAATGA